The Neptunomonas phycophila DNA segment GCTCTACACGGCCTGTTACTACTGTACCACGACCAGAGATAGAGAATACGTCCTCGATAGGCATCAAGAATGGCTGATCGATCGCACGAACTGGATCAGGGATGTAAGCATCTAGCGCTTCGACTAGATTCTTAACCGCTGTTGTTCCTAATTCGTTGTCATCTTCGCCGTTCAATGCCATCAAAGCAGAACCACAGATGATTGGCGTGTCATCACCTGGGAAGTCGTAAGTGTCTAGCAACTCACGGATTTCCATTTCTACAAGCTCACGCATTTCTGCGTATTCTTCAGAATCAACACCGCCACAGTCTTCTGCCAAC contains these protein-coding regions:
- a CDS encoding GTP-binding protein translates to RVCAEVFGGEAVAFDGIDKAPEERERGITISTSHVEYESKIRHYAHVDCPGHADYVKNMITGAAQMDGAILVCGATDGPMPQTREHILLSRQVGVPYIVVFLNKADLLAEDCGGVDSEEYAEMRELVEMEIRELLDTYDFPGDDTPIICGSALMALNGEDDNELGTTAVKNLVEALDAYIPDPVRAIDQPFLMPIEDVFSISGRGTVVTGRVE